The proteins below come from a single Peromyscus eremicus chromosome 22, PerEre_H2_v1, whole genome shotgun sequence genomic window:
- the LOC131897560 gene encoding uncharacterized protein LOC131897560 — MELNVSESQDVTSSSISDIVVQEIVPPSCYCKKGKTSTDYSMSSASSNNSSSLSYLPMFPEGTAWQFQSDSGPVSSQKEASMPRSPGTSLPTSQLTDPEKSDLSPNLAVLRPLQAQTSLISSILNSLDPWEQEKTKDKGKTHFQSNHGSDSDLDESPGPLVWAPLQLSPLIRGELEGHMSQKVSTLGQQVMPLPVKKSWNILNHFMDVQGVPEEELPKTQLPTLIPQSVEQNTNTSPDPPSFHLHMNIGVNSEVHRTEAIISQPFPSNRQSQPEDDRQEL; from the coding sequence ATGGAGCTGAATGTTTCAGAATCCCAAGATGTgacttcttcctccatctctgacATTGTGGTTCAGGAGATTGTCCCACCCAGCTGTTACTGTAAAAAGGGAAAGACTTCGACTGACTACAGCATGTCCTCTGCATCATCCAACAACAGCTCGAGCCTGTCTTATCTTCCCATGTTTCCTGAAGGGACAGCTTGGCAATTCCAGAGTGATAGTGGACCTGTTTCCTCCCAAAAGGAAGCATCTATGCCCAGGAGCCCTGGCACATCCCTGCCTACTTCTCAGCTGACAGATCCTGAGAAATCAGATCTTTCTCCGAATTTGGCAGTTCTTCGTCCCTTACAAGCTCAAACTTCCCTCATTAGCTCTATTTTAAATTCCTTAGATCCTTGggaacaagagaaaacaaaagataagGGAAAGACTCATTTTCAATCAAATCATGGGTCAGACTCTGATTTGGATGAGAGTCCAGGACCCCTAGTATGGGCTCCACTCCAGCTCTCTCCTTTGATCAGAGGAGAACTGGAAGGACATATGTCTCAGAAGGTTTCTACTTTGGGACAACAAGTGATGCCTCTGCCTGTGAAGAAATCCTGGAACATACTCAATCATTTCATGGATGTACAAGGAGTCCCTGAAGAAGAGCTCCCGAAAACTCAGTTACCTACACTCATCCCTCAGAGTGTTGAGCAAAATACCAACACATCTCCAGATCCTCCATCATTTCATCTCCACATGAacattggggtgaattctgaagtCCATAGGACGGAAGCAATCATTTCACAGCCATTTCCCTCAAACAGGCAGTCACAACCCGAGGATGACCGCCAAGAACTTTAG
- the LOC131897559 gene encoding LOW QUALITY PROTEIN: uncharacterized protein LOC131897559 (The sequence of the model RefSeq protein was modified relative to this genomic sequence to represent the inferred CDS: deleted 3 bases in 2 codons) → MEEALSALSQDIQGDIKMVELTPRPSLEDIKSVNLAPCSQSTSSDKIAPVPLLEDTETPLVEGRSLIPEALVESMEVGELIPSTHFYVTKSFEATPKPSYHFLEPKGLTLQHPTSEARVTSEPCRQVEESAPLPQSSLGMTPAPLSQTSESVEMSSPPLQDLLNLVVQVVKEMEETPESGSAIKDTLDLLLDSEVQTMTSGVMAPEPQPPDVKFVQVPPEPCAEVTNPSERTLKPEHEDTETFRLTVSKVDDTQGTVIDLYSEVRSLEFSLEPGVQGEKSESFAQNLESAEVITEPPLQVVEPTGLTAGPKPHIKDVIPRPQLQEVKSRQMDRESQLQNENSVNVIQLSSAGEVDPEKTKPEPRLQSLSPKERIEGTNVKSVDLNLGPQQPSVKSELISGPKLQSVQFPMLYQGLLLQGENPANFISGLPHYGVKSHDEISCFLGPETPSSDFILGPKLPEPQPQPQPQPGKPVDVNIRPCLQHVRFSDAIPEPKHQDFKCVQFMPGVELQDRKPQGLMPESFLPLSQETQVQDKKLVLPPEVSEFCSMKRLIPASELQHPRVIAKQVNPGLWHQDTKFSGLASRPKLSGVRLGEQTPGSLSHGMSPMTPELGIHDPKSAKATPGLQDTRQVSFNSGPWLQDVKFFDVIPGTQPQGVKTSELNSGPQLECVKIFELTTQPERQGMKPELIVKESPFKDIKYVTRNLVPNFEGKMSYKLASELQIPKAESKKLTPGKHLAGVDHSELIRRTQAQGVESSTLIHRQHLEHIKPVEKIIASKQEELTPGPHLEDRKSMELRSKSELGKVKSMLSTPGIQAGDKEREELPLGSNLKGLKYELPPSGPQLEDRKPAVLTLGQCLERIKSTVISPSSSQLDGMKSVKLIPGSRIQDLITVGLACYARVQDVNAMGLELEPKKQGESPVTFVPGMLFQDKPMEVLQGPYLQDVKPKELTSPPQTQDSKRVIISCLKQQSLKPVNRAKTQGIQGVKFMDLVSTQQYQGRAPMDLTLEPGQDDHISSTEWKGGMFSHLNKQLESEDMLSVGSDQEPKPAGRKPIELTSKVQSKDAPSFELAPEPVVHKVKAQEGQYGPQVPSMRPCPLTPESQVYQVKDLEPMLEPPLQDGRTVALNTEPQIGGTKSVQWIPVSEFQREKCIGSNFRLQSQSASPTELKPSTQRRGVRSSELTVRSKIQGEKSGEFHLESQLQQVKTSALALGLQKTKTLNKTSEPQPQGIKTDQLNKETQVERSIQWTPRPDMYVTFLQFNSGSPSPGVESTEGKPSIQLRGGKTSEMALGPKPQGKKSVDFNLEPQVQCVKTLELSPGPELQEGENITSTSELQSQCVKSVALLQGPQLENTKSDLWIPLSIKLIALH, encoded by the exons ATGGAAGAAGCTCTTTCAGCCCTATCACAGGACATACAAGGAGATATAAAAATGGTGGAGTTGACTCCAAGACCATCACTTGAAGATATAAAATCTGTGAACTTGGCCCCATGTTCACAAAGCACCAGCTCTGATAAGATAGCCCCTGTACCATTGCTTGAGGATACAGAGACTCCATTGGTAGAAGGTAGGAGTCTAATTCCTGAGGCACTGGTGGAGAGTATGGAAGTTGGTGAACTGATCCCAAGCACACACTTTTATGTAACAAAATCTTTTGAAGCCACCCCCAAACCAAGTTATCATTTCCTAGAACCTAAAGGACTGACCCTACAGCATCCAACCTCAGAAGCAAGGGTGACCTCTGAACCTTGCCGGCAGGTGGAAGAATCTGCTCCGTTGCCACAATCATCATTAGGGATGACTCCAGCACCATTGAGCCAGACCTCAGAATCTGTGGAGATGAGCTCACCACCACTCCAAGAT CTCTTGAACCTGGTTGTTCAAGTtgtaaaagagatggaagagactcCAGAATCAGGAAGTGCAATTAAAGATACTCTGGATTTGCTACTAGATTCAGAAGTGCAAACTATGACCTCAGGAGTGATGGCCCCAGAGCCACAGCCCCCAGATGTGAAGTTTGTTCAGGTGCCTCCAGAACCGTGTGCAGAAGTTACTAACCCATCGGAAAGAACTCTGAAACCAGAACATGAAGACACAGAGACCTTCAGATTGACAGTCTCTAAAGTCGATGATACCCAGGGAACTGTCATAGACCTGTATTCAGAAGTGAGATCTCTGGAGTTTAGTCTAGAACCAGGAGTGCAAGGTGAGAAATCAGAGTCCTTTGCCCAAAATTTGGAGTCTGCAGAAGTAATCACCGAACCACCCTTACAAGTTGTGGAACCTACAGGACTAACTGCAGGACCCAAACCACATATTAAAGATGTGATCCCAAGGCCACAGCTCCAAGAAGTAAAGTCTAGGCAAATGGATAGAGAATCACAGTTGCAAAATGAGAACTCTGTAAATGTAATACAACTGTCATCTGCAGGAGAGGTAgatcctgaaaagacaaaaccagagCCACGTCTACAAAGTTTATCACCGAAGGAACGGATTGAGGGAACA AATGTGAAATCTGTGGATTTAAATCTAGGCCCACAGCAGCCAAGTGTCAAATCAGAATTAATTTCAGGGCCAAAATTGCAAAGTGTCCAGTTTCCAATGTTATATCAAGGGCTACTTCTTCAAGGGGAAAACCCAGCAAATTTCATCTCAGGCCTCCCACATTATGGTGTGAAATCTCATGATGAAATTTCATGTTTCCTGGGGCCAGAAACCCCATCATCAGATTTTATCCTGGGGCCAAAGCTTCCAGAACCACAGCCACAACCACAACCACAACCTGGGAAGCCAGTAGACGTAAACATAAGACCATGCTTGCAACATGTGAGATTCTCTGATGCGATCCCAGAGCCCAAGCACCAAGATTTCAAATGTGTACAGTTCATGCCAGGTGTTGAGCTTCAAGATAGGAAGCCTCAGGGATTGATGCCAGAATCGTTTTTGCCATTAAGCCAAGAGACACAGGTTCAAGATAAGAAGCTTGTGTTGCCTCCGGAAGTATCAGAGTTTTGCAGCATGAAACGTCTAATCCCAGCCTCTGAACTACAACATCCAAGAGTGATAGCTAAGCAGGTCAATCCAGGACTGTGGCACCAAGATACCAAATTTTCTGGGTTGGCTTCTAGGCCGAAACTATCAGGGGTCAGATTAGGGGAGCAAACTCCAGGATCATTGTCTCATGGTATGAGTCCTATGACTCCAGAGTTAGGGATACATGATCCCAAATCAGCAAAGGCGACTCCAGGGCTACAAGACACAAGGCAGGTGAGTTTTAACTCGGGGCCATGGCTGCAGGATGTCAAATTTTTTGATGTAATTCCAGGAACTCAACCTCAAGGTGTGAAGACTTCAGAGTTAAACTCAGGACCGCAGTTAGAGTGTGTAAAAATATTTGAGTTGACCACACAGCCAGAGAGGCAAGGAATGAAGCCAGAGTTAATAGTAAAAGAGTCACCctttaaagatataaaatatgtcACAAGGAATCTAGTACCAAACTTTGAAGGCAAAATGTCTTATAAACTAGCATCTGAACTACAGATACCAAAAGCAGAATCAAAGAAACTGACTCCTGGGAAACACTTAGCAGGTGTAGATCATTCTGAGTTGATCAGAAGAACACAGGCACAAGGTGTAGAATCTTCTACATTGATCCACAGACAACATTTGGAACATATAAAACCTGTAGAGAAGATCATAGCCTCAAAGCAAGAAGAGTTAACGCCAGGGCctcatttggaagacaggaaatCTATGGAGTTAAGGTCAAAGTCAGAGCTGGGGAAAGTCAAATCTATGCTGTCAACCCCGGGGATACAAGCAGGAGATAAGGAACGTGAGGAGTTGCCTCTGGGCTCCAACTTGAAAGGTTTAAAATATGAGTTACCACCTTCAGGACCACAGTTAGAAGACAGGAAACCTGCAGTCTTAACTCTAGGACAATGTCTAGAGAGGATAAAATCTACAGTGATATCCCCAAGTAGTTCCCAGTTAGATGGTATGAAATCTGTAAAGCTGATTCCAGGTTCAAGAATTCAAGATTTGATAACTGTGGGGTTGGCCTGTTATGCACGTGTTCAAGATGTAAATGCCATGGGCTTAGAACTTGAACCAAAGAAGCAAGGGGAGAGTCCCGTGACTTTTGTACCAGGGATGCTGTTTCAAGACAAGCCTATGGAGGTGTTGCAAGGGCCTTATCTACAAGATGTAAAACCCAAGGAACTGACTTCACCGCCACAAACACAAGATAGCAAACGTGTGATTATCTCATGTCTGAAGCAGCAAAGTCTAAAACCTGTGAATAGAGCCAAAACACAAGGGATCCAAGGAGTAAAATTCATGGATTTAGTCTCAACACAACAGTATCAAGGGAGGGCACCCATGGATTTAACTCTTGAGCCCGGACAGGATGACCACATAAGCTCAACAGAGTGGAAAGGTGGGATGTTCAGCCACCTGAACAAACAGTTGGAGTCGGAAGATATGTTGTCTGTGGGGTCAGATCAAGAACCCAAACCTGCAGGTAGAAAACCCATAGAGCTCACCTCTAAAGTACAAAGTAAAGATGCACCCTCATTTGAATTGGCTCCTGAACCAGTTGTTCATAAGGTAAAAGCTCAAGAGGGCCAATATGGGCCACAGGTGCCAAGTATGAGACCTTGTCCATTGACGCCAGAATCACAGGTGTACCAAGTGAAAGACTTGGAGCCAATGTTAGAGCCACCGCTTCAAGATGGGAGAACTGTGGCACTAAATACTGAACCACAAATTGGAGGTACAAAATCTGTGCAGTGGATTCCAGTATCTGAGTTTCAAAGGGAGAAATGTATAGGGTCAAACTTTAGGTTACAGTCTCAGAGTGCCAGCCCTACAGAATTGAAGCCGTCTACACAACGGAGAGGTGTGAGGTCATCTGAGTTGACTGTCAGGTCAAAAATTCAAGGAGAAAAATCCGGAGAGTTTCATCTTGAGTCACAGTTACAGCAAGTAAAAACCTCTGCGTTAGCACTAGGGCTGCAGAAAACTAAAACTTTGAACAAAACTTCTGAGCCACAGCCTCAAGGGATCAAAACTGATCAGCTAAACAAAGAGACACAGGTAGAAAGATCCATCCAGTGGACACCAAGACCTGATATGTATGTGACATTTTTACAATTCAATAGTGGGTCACCATCTCCAGGTGTCGAATCTACAGAAGGGAAACCATCCATACAGCTGAGAGGTGGGAAGACATCAGAGATGGCTCTAGGGCCAAAACCTCAAGGAAAAAAATCCGTGGATTTTAACCTTGAGCCACAAGTACAGTGTGTGAAGACCCTTGAGTTGTCCCCAGGACCAGAGCTACAAGAAGGGGAAAACATCACATCAACCTCAGAGCTACAGTCTCAGTGTGTGAAAAGTGTGGCATTACTTCAGGGACCACAGcttgaaaatacaaaatctgATCTTTGGATACCACTGTCTATCAAGTTAATAGCTCTACACTGA